A single Sporosarcina sp. FSL W8-0480 DNA region contains:
- the wecB gene encoding UDP-N-acetylglucosamine 2-epimerase (non-hydrolyzing), protein MKRKWKVMTIFGTRPEAIKMAPLVLELQKHPEEIESIVTVTAQHRQMLDQVLNTFGITPDYDLNIMKDRQTLVDVATRGLEGLDNIMKEAQPDIVLVHGDTSTTFIGSLAAFYNKIAVGHVEAGLRTWDKFSPYPEEMNRQLTGVLADLHFSPTEKSAQNLLNEGKPEDRIYITGNTAIDALQTTVREDYTHPIFEKIGDDRLILLTAHRRENLGEPMRNMFRAINRILEKHPDTQVIYPVHMNPAVREVADELLGGNDRVHLIEPLEVVDFHNFAARSHIILTDSGGIQEEAPSLGKPVIVLRDTTERPEGIEAGTLKLAGTDEEVIFNLTDTLLTDEAEYSAMAKASNPYGDGHASERIVSALKEYLSSLD, encoded by the coding sequence TTGAAACGAAAATGGAAGGTTATGACGATCTTCGGTACAAGACCGGAAGCGATTAAAATGGCACCACTCGTACTTGAACTGCAAAAACATCCGGAAGAGATCGAATCGATCGTCACCGTGACAGCGCAACATCGTCAAATGCTGGACCAAGTTTTGAATACGTTCGGCATCACACCGGACTATGACCTCAATATTATGAAAGACCGCCAAACGTTGGTCGACGTCGCGACTCGCGGCTTGGAAGGCCTTGACAACATCATGAAAGAAGCACAGCCGGACATCGTACTTGTCCACGGCGATACTTCTACTACTTTCATCGGAAGCCTTGCCGCATTCTACAACAAAATCGCGGTCGGACATGTCGAAGCCGGACTTCGTACATGGGATAAATTCTCTCCGTATCCTGAGGAGATGAACCGCCAGCTAACAGGCGTTCTTGCTGACCTTCATTTTTCACCAACGGAAAAATCGGCGCAGAACCTATTAAATGAAGGAAAGCCTGAAGACCGAATCTACATCACAGGGAACACGGCAATCGACGCACTTCAAACTACTGTGCGTGAAGACTATACGCATCCGATTTTCGAGAAAATCGGCGACGACCGTCTCATTCTGCTGACGGCGCATAGACGTGAAAACTTGGGAGAACCGATGCGCAATATGTTCCGTGCCATCAACCGGATCCTTGAAAAACACCCGGATACGCAAGTCATCTATCCGGTGCATATGAATCCGGCAGTCCGCGAAGTTGCAGACGAACTCCTTGGTGGCAACGACCGCGTTCACTTGATCGAACCGCTTGAAGTCGTTGATTTCCACAACTTCGCTGCACGTTCTCACATCATTTTGACCGACTCGGGCGGCATCCAGGAAGAAGCGCCATCACTCGGGAAACCGGTGATTGTTCTTCGTGACACGACTGAACGTCCGGAAGGAATCGAAGCGGGAACACTGAAACTTGCCGGGACAGACGAAGAGGTAATCTTTAATCTTACAGACACACTTCTTACTGACGAAGCGGAATACAGTGCGATGGCGAAAGCGTCCAACCCATATGGGGACGGACATGCATCCGAACGGATCGTCAGCGCATTGAAGGAATATCTTTCTTCATTAGATTAA
- the upp gene encoding uracil phosphoribosyltransferase has protein sequence MAKVHVFDHPLIQHKLTHIRDINTGTKEFRELVDEVATLMAYEITRDLPLKEVEVETPVQTANSKVLAGKKIGIVPILRAGIGMVDGILNLIPAAKVGHVGLFRDPETLQPHEYFVKLPSDVSEREFIVVDPMLATGGTAVEAVNSLKKRGATNIKFMCLIAAPEGVKVFTDAHPDVDVYIAALDEKLNDHGYIVPGLGDAGDRLFGTK, from the coding sequence ATGGCAAAAGTACATGTATTTGACCACCCACTCATCCAGCATAAATTGACTCATATTCGAGACATCAACACAGGCACGAAGGAGTTCCGCGAGCTTGTCGACGAAGTGGCGACACTGATGGCTTATGAAATCACACGTGATCTTCCGCTAAAAGAAGTGGAAGTGGAAACGCCAGTCCAAACAGCAAATTCAAAAGTGTTGGCAGGCAAGAAAATCGGGATTGTTCCGATCCTTCGCGCTGGCATCGGTATGGTCGATGGTATCTTAAACCTAATTCCAGCAGCGAAAGTTGGACACGTCGGCCTATTCCGTGACCCGGAAACACTACAACCACATGAGTACTTCGTAAAACTCCCTTCCGACGTATCGGAACGTGAATTCATCGTGGTCGATCCGATGCTTGCCACGGGCGGTACTGCGGTTGAAGCGGTTAATTCATTGAAAAAACGCGGTGCGACAAACATCAAGTTCATGTGCCTAATCGCAGCTCCTGAAGGCGTAAAAGTGTTCACTGATGCACATCCGGACGTAGACGTATATATCGCTGCGTTGGATGAAAAATTGAACGACCACGGGTACATCGTTCCTGGACTTGGTGACGCGGGAGACCGCCTATTCGGCACAAAATAA